A region from the Candidatus Electrothrix scaldis genome encodes:
- a CDS encoding ABC transporter ATP-binding protein — MLALDQLSFAFNGRPILQDISFRLGRGEMAALLGVNGSGKSTLLKTINGILKPKQGTVLVEGVSLKGMSGKEIARRIGYMPQKSGGVLCTVFDAVLLGRKPHFGRTVTPRDLEVVEDVLQRLDMERLALRETTELSGGELQKVVIARALVQEPKVLLLDEPVNHLDVRNQLETMSILREVTLDLNLLTITVLHDLTIALRYADRFVLIKDGGLHACGDREVMTPATIREVFGMHALIREIDGIPVVLPLGSVQ, encoded by the coding sequence ATGCTGGCACTTGATCAACTCTCCTTTGCCTTTAACGGCAGGCCCATCCTCCAGGATATCAGCTTTCGCCTGGGACGGGGTGAGATGGCAGCTCTGCTCGGAGTGAATGGCTCCGGCAAGTCCACCCTGCTCAAGACCATCAACGGTATCCTCAAGCCCAAACAGGGCACGGTGCTGGTGGAGGGCGTGTCTCTCAAGGGGATGTCCGGCAAGGAGATCGCTCGTCGGATCGGCTATATGCCGCAGAAAAGCGGCGGGGTGCTCTGCACGGTCTTTGATGCAGTGCTCCTGGGCAGGAAGCCCCATTTCGGGCGCACTGTCACGCCCCGTGACCTGGAGGTGGTGGAAGACGTGCTGCAACGGCTGGATATGGAACGGCTGGCCCTGCGCGAGACCACGGAGCTGTCCGGCGGCGAGTTGCAGAAGGTGGTCATTGCCCGTGCCCTGGTTCAGGAACCCAAGGTGCTGCTCCTGGATGAGCCGGTCAACCATTTGGATGTGCGCAATCAGCTGGAGACCATGTCCATCCTGCGAGAGGTCACCCTGGATCTGAACCTGCTCACCATCACCGTGCTCCACGATCTGACCATAGCCCTGCGCTATGCGGATCGTTTTGTCCTGATTAAGGATGGGGGGCTGCACGCCTGCGGGGATCGCGAGGTCATGACGCCTGCGACTATCCGTGAGGTCTTTGGTATGCATGCCCTGATTCGGGAGATTGATGGGATCCCGGTGGTGTTGCCGCTGGGGTCGGTGCAGTGA
- a CDS encoding ATP-binding protein, whose translation MLVLFCGKMGAGKTTKSHEIAKDRNAVRLSEDEWLGVLYPDKIQTLDDYIKYSNRLKPLVKKLAQSILKSGATVVMDFPANTIAQRQWLKSIFSEIDAAHELIYLDVPNEVCLQHIAKRRVEQPERATTDTEMMFEQVTKYFVEPSREEGFNIVKVTSG comes from the coding sequence ATGTTAGTACTGTTCTGTGGAAAGATGGGAGCTGGAAAAACCACGAAATCCCATGAAATAGCAAAAGACAGGAATGCCGTTCGTTTGTCAGAAGATGAGTGGTTGGGAGTTCTGTACCCTGACAAAATACAAACGCTTGATGACTACATAAAATACTCAAACAGACTGAAACCATTGGTTAAAAAGTTAGCGCAAAGCATCTTGAAATCAGGGGCGACGGTTGTCATGGACTTCCCGGCGAATACGATAGCGCAACGGCAGTGGCTTAAGAGTATATTTTCGGAAATCGATGCCGCGCATGAATTGATCTATCTTGATGTTCCCAATGAGGTCTGCCTACAGCACATCGCAAAAAGGCGCGTGGAACAACCAGAACGAGCTACGACTGACACAGAGATGATGTTCGAGCAGGTAACAAAGTATTTCGTGGAGCCGTCAAGGGAAGAGGGGTTTAATATCGTTAAAGTAACGAGTGGATAA
- a CDS encoding ABC transporter substrate-binding protein: MKKSIVQLAAVFLLIISLLLACVGTAGAAEAGSRTLTDMNGRRVTVPEKIQTVVPLGGALRFLVYMQSLDLVVGMERIEQRRLVAGRLYGLATVDLAPKLPVIGEGGAGGKLPDFERIIELWPDVIIAMGLEASQIEIIEQKTGRSVFALNYGQPGVLDVPSVRTALTLLGDLLGRSERSTQLIAQIDQIEADLARRTAGISKTEQQAAYVGAISFKGAQGITSTEAFYAPLAWAGGKNVAAEVNRAGHIFIDPEQILAWNPERIFLDAGGLETVQADYQKKPGFYQQLQAVQKQQVYLLMPYNLYHTNIEIAYADAYVIGKTLYSDRFQDIEPASKADEIFQAFIGMKGYEALKKEYGGFQQLVLGN, from the coding sequence ATGAAGAAATCTATCGTCCAGCTGGCAGCAGTGTTTCTGCTGATTATATCCCTTTTGCTGGCTTGTGTTGGCACCGCCGGAGCTGCTGAAGCTGGCTCACGCACTCTGACCGATATGAATGGGCGGAGGGTTACGGTGCCGGAGAAGATCCAGACCGTGGTTCCTCTGGGCGGGGCCTTGCGCTTTTTGGTTTATATGCAGAGTCTGGATCTGGTGGTGGGTATGGAACGGATTGAGCAACGACGGCTTGTTGCAGGTCGGCTCTACGGGTTAGCGACGGTTGATCTTGCCCCGAAGTTGCCGGTTATCGGTGAAGGAGGGGCGGGTGGCAAGTTACCCGACTTTGAGCGGATCATCGAACTCTGGCCAGATGTGATCATCGCGATGGGGCTGGAGGCGAGTCAGATTGAGATCATTGAGCAGAAGACAGGACGGTCGGTCTTTGCCTTGAATTATGGGCAGCCCGGTGTGCTGGATGTGCCGAGCGTCCGCACGGCATTGACCCTGCTGGGCGATTTGCTCGGGCGCAGTGAGCGCTCAACCCAGCTTATTGCGCAGATTGATCAGATAGAAGCGGACCTGGCCCGGCGGACTGCCGGGATCAGCAAGACCGAACAGCAGGCAGCCTATGTTGGGGCCATCTCCTTTAAGGGGGCCCAGGGGATTACCAGCACCGAGGCCTTCTATGCGCCGCTGGCTTGGGCAGGTGGAAAGAACGTGGCTGCGGAAGTCAATCGAGCTGGTCATATCTTCATTGACCCGGAACAGATCCTGGCCTGGAACCCGGAGCGTATCTTTCTTGATGCGGGGGGATTGGAAACCGTGCAAGCGGATTACCAGAAGAAGCCTGGCTTTTACCAGCAGCTCCAGGCGGTGCAAAAGCAGCAGGTCTATCTGCTCATGCCCTATAACCTCTATCACACCAATATCGAGATCGCCTATGCGGATGCCTATGTCATCGGCAAGACGCTGTACTCAGATCGTTTCCAGGATATTGAGCCTGCGAGCAAGGCAGACGAGATCTTTCAGGCCTTTATCGGTATGAAGGGGTATGAGGCCCTGAAAAAGGAATACGGCGGCTTTCAGCAGCTGGTACTCGGAAACTAA
- a CDS encoding iron ABC transporter permease — protein MSSVNSSLAEDYLRLLRRKNLFSFSLLMLLTLAAGLSLHTGSLALPWREILSALADWETTGRTAHVIQQIRLPRTAAAVLAGGSLGIAGAVMQNVLKNPLASPFTIGVSQGAAFGAAFAIIFLGAGQTHSASSGASAAVSISLPNLVVLCAFAGSLLAVLFILLLASLKGVSTEAVILAGVALSAFFGAATMLLQYFADDIQVAASVFWTFGDLGKAGWTENILIGITVVLAFAFFLVGRWEQNALLWGDEVAASLGIRVRNLRITAMLFSALTVAVTTAFLGIIGFIGLMAPHLARLFVGNDYRYLLISSALTGALLLLISDIIARSLIPPVILPVGIITSFAGAPLFLYLLTRRRKN, from the coding sequence ATGTCCTCTGTCAACTCCTCCCTTGCTGAGGATTACCTCCGTCTCCTCCGCAGGAAGAACCTGTTCAGCTTCAGTTTGCTGATGCTGCTCACCCTTGCAGCCGGGCTTTCCCTTCACACCGGCTCCCTGGCCTTGCCCTGGCGCGAGATCCTCTCGGCCTTGGCTGATTGGGAAACCACAGGTCGCACCGCCCATGTCATCCAGCAGATCCGCCTGCCCAGAACGGCGGCAGCGGTCCTGGCTGGCGGTAGCCTCGGTATAGCCGGAGCCGTGATGCAGAATGTGCTGAAGAATCCGCTAGCCTCTCCCTTTACCATCGGAGTTTCCCAGGGAGCGGCCTTTGGTGCGGCCTTTGCCATTATCTTCCTCGGGGCAGGGCAGACTCATTCCGCCTCGTCCGGCGCATCTGCGGCGGTCAGTATCAGTCTGCCCAACCTGGTGGTGCTCTGTGCCTTTGCCGGGTCCCTGCTGGCAGTGCTCTTTATCTTGCTGCTCGCCTCACTCAAGGGTGTGAGCACTGAGGCCGTGATCCTGGCCGGGGTGGCCTTGTCCGCCTTTTTCGGGGCTGCCACCATGCTGCTCCAGTATTTTGCCGATGATATCCAGGTGGCGGCCTCGGTCTTCTGGACCTTCGGAGATCTGGGCAAAGCGGGCTGGACCGAAAACATCCTGATCGGGATCACCGTGGTCCTGGCCTTTGCCTTCTTCCTGGTCGGGCGCTGGGAGCAGAATGCCCTGCTCTGGGGGGATGAGGTGGCGGCCAGCCTCGGCATCCGGGTGCGGAATCTGCGCATCACGGCCATGCTCTTCTCCGCCCTGACCGTGGCCGTGACCACAGCCTTTCTCGGCATAATCGGCTTTATCGGCCTGATGGCCCCCCATCTGGCCCGCCTCTTTGTGGGCAACGACTACCGCTACCTGCTCATCTCCTCGGCCTTGACTGGAGCCCTGCTGCTGCTTATCTCAGACATCATTGCCCGCAGCCTGATTCCGCCGGTCATTCTGCCGGTGGGTATTATCACTTCCTTTGCCGGAGCACCGCTCTTTCTCTATCTCCTGACCCGGAGGCGCAAGAACTAA
- a CDS encoding type II toxin-antitoxin system prevent-host-death family antitoxin, protein MNIDIKKAETCFADLLKKTVAGSDITITQEGMPVIRLVAVRKKPAKKRQFGSAKGLIRMADDFDQTPDDFKEYM, encoded by the coding sequence ATGAACATAGATATCAAGAAGGCGGAGACCTGCTTTGCCGACCTGCTTAAAAAAACGGTTGCGGGCAGTGACATCACCATTACTCAGGAAGGCATGCCCGTTATCAGGCTGGTGGCTGTGCGGAAAAAACCGGCCAAGAAGCGCCAGTTCGGCAGCGCAAAGGGCCTGATTCGTATGGCCGATGACTTCGATCAAACCCCGGACGATTTCAAGGAGTACATGTGA
- a CDS encoding class I SAM-dependent methyltransferase: MGAANPEDNQEFWEKMAEKYPLPFDKKHLNKTQKIIKMAEDRGVQLDGATILDIGCGTGVYTLPLAQRAAHVTGLDLSAEMILRFKKEQVEQGISNADVIQMPWRDAAVSKHQLEKAFDIVWVAMTPAVRSPEDVARLNRCARNWCVYIGWGGVRANSFLQAVFQAHDQTFGPPPGARNVQRHLAAMGINAELELFRDHWEWEGTEEEAAAHAEGMLRMQTEAEPNLDLIREITARFSTNGRVTHRTDVKKGLMVWQAI, encoded by the coding sequence ATGGGCGCAGCGAATCCAGAGGATAACCAGGAATTCTGGGAAAAAATGGCGGAAAAATACCCGCTGCCCTTTGATAAGAAACATTTGAACAAAACGCAGAAAATTATCAAGATGGCAGAGGATCGTGGTGTCCAGCTTGATGGCGCAACCATCCTTGATATTGGCTGTGGCACTGGAGTCTATACCCTGCCTCTGGCCCAGCGGGCCGCCCACGTGACCGGGCTGGATCTTTCCGCTGAGATGATTCTTCGTTTCAAGAAAGAACAGGTCGAGCAGGGCATAAGCAATGCCGATGTTATACAGATGCCCTGGAGAGATGCTGCGGTCAGTAAACACCAGCTGGAAAAGGCCTTTGACATCGTCTGGGTCGCCATGACCCCGGCTGTACGCAGCCCCGAGGATGTGGCCCGACTTAATCGCTGTGCCCGCAACTGGTGCGTCTATATCGGTTGGGGTGGAGTACGGGCAAACTCCTTTCTTCAAGCAGTCTTTCAGGCCCATGACCAGACCTTTGGCCCGCCTCCAGGTGCCAGGAATGTACAGAGACATTTAGCGGCTATGGGAATCAACGCAGAGCTTGAGTTGTTCCGCGATCATTGGGAATGGGAAGGGACTGAAGAGGAGGCGGCTGCCCATGCTGAGGGCATGTTGCGGATGCAGACCGAGGCCGAGCCCAACCTGGACCTGATCCGGGAGATTACGGCCCGTTTCAGTACCAACGGAAGAGTTACCCACCGCACAGATGTGAAAAAAGGACTCATGGTATGGCAGGCAATATGA
- a CDS encoding mechanosensitive ion channel, which yields MWQQSINFIEEIIGVPTSFYESIFATILVVFLYFLIRKVGSTIIARRSKDASREYILTKSLSYFSGFLVVIVLIRIWLGGIKGMMAYFGILSAGLAIALQDLLTNLAGWIFISSRKPFTLGDRIQIGEHAGDVIDLRLFQFSLIEIGKWVQADQSTGRIINIPNGLVFKESVINYTQGFSFIWHEIPVMVTFESDWEKAKSILTNIVNRHTAIKSEQAAQEVRRTAKKYLIHYQHLTPIVWTSVADFGVILTIRYLSDPRKRRSSEQTIWEDILRTFAQHEDIDFAYPTTRYYDNVVEGKEGARAARPPWPAT from the coding sequence ATGTGGCAACAATCCATCAATTTTATAGAAGAAATAATCGGAGTTCCAACCTCTTTCTATGAAAGCATCTTTGCTACAATACTTGTCGTCTTTCTTTATTTTCTCATTCGCAAAGTCGGCTCCACTATAATAGCCCGACGAAGCAAAGATGCCTCCAGAGAATACATTCTGACCAAATCGCTTTCCTATTTTTCCGGGTTTCTGGTTGTTATCGTCCTTATTCGTATCTGGCTCGGCGGGATCAAGGGCATGATGGCGTATTTCGGGATTCTGTCGGCTGGTCTGGCTATCGCGCTTCAGGATCTTCTCACCAACCTCGCAGGCTGGATATTCATTTCCAGTCGTAAGCCATTCACTCTGGGTGACCGCATCCAAATCGGGGAGCATGCGGGTGATGTGATTGATTTACGTCTCTTTCAATTTTCCCTGATCGAAATCGGGAAATGGGTGCAGGCGGATCAAAGCACAGGTCGCATCATAAATATCCCGAACGGCCTTGTCTTCAAGGAATCCGTGATCAATTACACCCAAGGCTTCAGCTTCATTTGGCATGAAATTCCCGTCATGGTGACCTTTGAGAGTGATTGGGAAAAGGCCAAGTCTATTTTGACCAACATCGTTAATCGTCATACTGCGATCAAAAGTGAACAGGCAGCCCAGGAAGTGCGACGTACGGCCAAGAAATACCTTATTCATTATCAGCACCTGACACCCATTGTTTGGACCTCAGTGGCGGACTTCGGCGTCATCCTGACGATTCGTTATCTCTCAGATCCCCGGAAAAGGCGCTCGTCTGAACAAACAATTTGGGAGGATATTCTCCGCACTTTTGCCCAACACGAGGACATAGACTTTGCTTATCCGACAACTCGCTATTACGATAATGTTGTTGAGGGGAAGGAGGGGGCTCGGGCCGCCCGGCCACCCTGGCCTGCAACCTGA
- a CDS encoding TonB-dependent receptor, with the protein MHHAPFRKKIFSTLALTATVLPHTVLPHSVQAASSPDNDQVILMDEITVKGEAITPADQPGTVNMVDMDEIQEVKLSQPEEILEEIPGIEIHRYGMGGVANEFAIRGFQNAGHGGDAAIAVDGILLNEGESHADGYADMNVIIPLELDRVEVFKGPSSPLFGNFARGGAISFHTRKSGEYNTVQTTAGSYESYDFQHVFGHALSDSLQLNTALQYSSTGGYQDNSSWLRGNFSGRLGWQATPELDAAFSVRVHASEWDAPGYIPKYQFDDEEAARHQAVNAEDDGGDKAFTTERLDLGYNLSGDRRVLAWAYSTQQDFTRFAKFGYDPGGQTERFYDRMVYGTGTSYNFSESIADRELKGVAGIEYLHEATEWARYNTENRVRSEQTQDRDFTINTLSLFGQADYDLHPLFKPWLGLRYDTFSGDYENNDPGSTPSTSDMNDYDHLSPKIGFLSSLHETLDFRASYTQGFALPSDVLKYNSAAGDTATTVHQYETGFLFEPSDLLTADLALFLIDTEDEIQEYPSGSGIYVNLGETRREGLELSATLRPGIPGFELFGDITLINTEITSNPDPAMVGKEVTGVPEYTTNLGLRYHAASGFSGRMKWRHVDSYYIDGANTISYEGYDVTDASLGYGGITENGTGWQVNLDVDNLFDEHYSQAAWSGYDTINYAVSPGQAFWLRFTLDM; encoded by the coding sequence ATGCATCACGCTCCATTCAGAAAAAAGATTTTCAGCACCCTGGCCCTGACAGCAACGGTCCTGCCTCATACAGTCCTGCCCCATAGCGTGCAGGCCGCATCCTCACCTGATAATGATCAGGTCATTCTTATGGATGAAATCACGGTCAAAGGCGAGGCCATTACCCCGGCTGACCAACCGGGCACCGTCAATATGGTGGACATGGATGAGATCCAGGAAGTCAAACTATCCCAACCGGAAGAAATCCTGGAAGAGATCCCAGGTATTGAGATCCATCGTTACGGCATGGGCGGGGTGGCTAATGAATTTGCCATTCGCGGTTTTCAGAATGCCGGGCACGGCGGTGATGCCGCCATTGCGGTTGACGGTATTCTTCTCAATGAGGGGGAATCCCATGCTGATGGCTATGCGGATATGAACGTGATTATCCCGCTGGAACTGGACCGGGTGGAGGTCTTTAAGGGGCCGTCCTCGCCGCTGTTCGGTAATTTCGCCAGAGGCGGGGCCATCTCCTTTCATACCCGCAAGAGCGGAGAATATAATACCGTGCAGACCACCGCAGGTTCCTATGAATCATATGATTTCCAGCATGTCTTTGGTCATGCCCTCAGCGATAGCCTGCAACTGAACACAGCCCTTCAGTATTCCTCCACAGGAGGGTATCAGGACAACTCTTCCTGGCTGCGCGGCAACTTCAGCGGGCGGCTGGGCTGGCAGGCCACCCCGGAGCTGGATGCCGCCTTCTCGGTTCGTGTTCATGCCTCGGAATGGGATGCCCCAGGCTACATCCCCAAGTATCAGTTTGATGATGAGGAAGCTGCCCGTCACCAGGCGGTCAATGCCGAGGATGACGGCGGCGATAAGGCCTTTACCACGGAACGCCTTGACCTGGGCTATAACCTGAGCGGGGACCGGCGCGTCCTGGCCTGGGCATACTCCACCCAACAGGATTTCACCCGCTTTGCCAAGTTCGGTTATGATCCGGGCGGACAGACCGAGCGCTTCTATGATCGCATGGTCTACGGCACCGGAACCAGCTATAACTTCAGCGAAAGTATTGCTGATCGGGAGTTGAAGGGTGTTGCCGGGATTGAGTACCTGCATGAGGCCACGGAATGGGCCCGCTATAATACCGAGAACCGGGTCCGTAGCGAGCAAACCCAGGACCGGGATTTCACCATCAATACCCTTTCCCTGTTCGGTCAGGCAGATTACGACCTCCACCCGCTCTTCAAGCCTTGGTTGGGGCTGCGCTACGATACCTTTTCCGGGGATTATGAGAACAATGATCCCGGTTCCACGCCATCGACCTCGGACATGAACGATTATGATCATCTGAGTCCGAAGATCGGTTTCCTCAGCAGCTTACACGAGACCCTGGACTTCCGGGCCAGCTACACTCAGGGCTTTGCCTTGCCCTCGGATGTGCTCAAGTACAATTCAGCTGCCGGGGACACCGCCACCACGGTGCATCAGTACGAGACCGGATTCCTCTTTGAGCCCAGTGACCTGCTCACGGCTGATCTGGCCCTGTTCCTGATTGATACCGAGGATGAGATTCAGGAATACCCCTCCGGTTCCGGCATCTATGTCAATCTGGGAGAGACTCGGCGGGAAGGGTTGGAGCTGTCCGCAACCCTGCGTCCAGGCATCCCCGGCTTTGAGCTGTTCGGGGATATCACCCTGATCAACACCGAGATCACCAGCAACCCGGATCCCGCAATGGTGGGCAAGGAGGTCACCGGGGTGCCCGAGTACACCACTAACCTGGGCCTGCGCTATCACGCGGCTTCCGGCTTCAGCGGCAGGATGAAGTGGCGCCATGTGGACAGCTATTATATTGACGGGGCCAACACCATCTCATACGAGGGCTATGATGTGACCGATGCCTCGCTGGGCTATGGGGGAATCACCGAGAATGGTACAGGCTGGCAGGTCAACCTGGATGTGGATAACCTCTTTGATGAGCATTACAGCCAGGCGGCCTGGAGCGGGTATGATACGATCAACTATGCTGTCAGTCCGGGACAGGCGTTCTGGTTGCGCTTTACTTTGGATATGTAA
- a CDS encoding type II toxin-antitoxin system VapC family toxin — protein sequence MRVLLDTCAFLWFIGGSERLSRPARDLMEDFDNSLYLSLASLWEIAIKINIGKLELAQPFATLIPEQLETHQIKLLQIHPDHLSRLLDLPLHHRDPFDRLIIAQAICERLPIISCDQNFPAYPVKLIW from the coding sequence ATGCGGGTGCTCCTTGATACCTGCGCATTCCTTTGGTTTATCGGCGGTAGCGAGCGTCTGAGCCGTCCGGCCCGCGACCTCATGGAGGACTTTGACAACAGTCTATACCTGAGTCTGGCCTCCCTCTGGGAGATCGCGATCAAAATCAACATAGGCAAACTGGAACTTGCCCAGCCCTTTGCTACCCTTATCCCGGAGCAGCTCGAAACGCACCAGATCAAGCTGCTTCAGATACATCCAGACCATCTTTCCCGGCTGCTGGATCTTCCCCTGCATCACAGAGATCCGTTTGATCGACTGATTATTGCCCAAGCCATTTGTGAAAGACTGCCTATTATCAGCTGCGACCAAAATTTTCCCGCTTATCCAGTCAAGCTCATCTGGTAA
- a CDS encoding FG-GAP repeat protein, translating into MMNRQRSRPILAVFLLATAFLPHQMQAATDSPTGLKLLASDKDDRNNFGYSVSISNDTALVGSKSACWYLASQHAGTWRVSMLIPGVSACWYRGSQQGDSLPAAPPMFPVNQSHKADIPLRCGEGRASSENPPVLTRFAP; encoded by the coding sequence ATGATGAACAGGCAACGATCAAGGCCGATACTGGCAGTGTTTCTATTGGCAACAGCATTTTTGCCGCACCAGATGCAGGCGGCCACTGATTCGCCTACAGGGCTGAAGCTGTTGGCCTCAGACAAGGATGATCGTAATAATTTTGGCTACTCGGTGTCTATCAGCAACGATACGGCTCTCGTCGGCTCAAAGTCAGCATGCTGGTACCTGGCGAGTCAGCATGCTGGTACTTGGCGAGTCAGCATGCTGATACCTGGGGTGTCAGCATGCTGGTACCGGGGGAGTCAGCAAGGTGACTCCCTTCCTGCCGCTCCCCCGATGTTTCCCGTGAACCAATCCCACAAGGCGGACATACCCTTGCGGTGTGGAGAAGGCCGCGCCTCCAGCGAGAATCCACCTGTCCTCACCCGTTTCGCCCCGTAG
- a CDS encoding FmdE family protein → MSEEKENWKRCVTFHGHTCPGLAIGYRAALAAQTRLQAQFSPDEEMVCVTENDACGVDAIQVLTGCSIGKGNLIYRDTGKQAFSFYSRKDGRKLRVMFKLQGLGHSQADRDAFQEKILNSPDEELFNFTEPADLPPSKARIFNSIVCEECGEAAPEHKIRLNQGKKLCLGCFPDYSRGW, encoded by the coding sequence ATGTCTGAAGAAAAAGAGAACTGGAAACGATGCGTTACATTTCACGGTCATACTTGCCCCGGCCTAGCTATCGGCTACCGGGCCGCACTGGCAGCCCAGACCCGCTTGCAGGCGCAGTTTTCCCCGGACGAAGAGATGGTCTGCGTGACAGAAAATGATGCCTGCGGTGTGGATGCAATTCAAGTGCTGACAGGTTGCAGCATCGGCAAGGGTAACCTGATTTACCGCGACACCGGCAAACAGGCCTTCAGCTTTTATAGTCGCAAGGATGGTCGCAAGCTCCGCGTCATGTTTAAACTGCAGGGCCTCGGGCATAGTCAGGCAGACAGGGATGCCTTCCAGGAAAAGATCCTCAATTCCCCTGATGAGGAACTCTTTAATTTCACAGAACCAGCAGACCTGCCACCCAGCAAGGCCCGTATCTTCAACAGCATTGTCTGTGAAGAATGCGGTGAGGCCGCCCCGGAACATAAGATCCGCTTAAATCAGGGGAAAAAGCTCTGTCTGGGCTGCTTCCCGGATTACTCCAGGGGGTGGTGA
- a CDS encoding FmdE family protein, producing the protein MKTCLLTLTSLFFLLIAGPGQAEQNGIKDLGDEVIQAAFSKLHFSRVTADNIACLTNAGYVQHKGKSTLILYDVFQDRTGISLGRGNLLPMYSGPGESLWFAFVYKKSPGQLMLTYVVPKGEGAEATKPINIYVYRHQPFAPFTELLGEKTLPIITLANGWADGVPEDLLQGALQHDQFCRGVLTGYFTARFIQKHFSLLSINNSWDDVTTKDLLQGTLSHDHFCSGTITSYLTARFILDAFPLREGEQYTYIGAPGWCRDDYLLHYLNLTPGERGYSLMPPPKPWKKTEQKEDNDGIVIRFNSQENTGQAAALRFDRHEDAFRKFIGEPDLELDWENQPWLHVWYNRFFLRHRDEPEYFVSVVKTKDLASKEEFEALVNPSTNPLEAILGEKSSRN; encoded by the coding sequence ATGAAGACTTGTCTGCTCACCCTTACCTCCCTGTTCTTTCTCCTTATTGCAGGCCCTGGTCAGGCGGAACAGAATGGCATCAAGGACCTCGGTGACGAGGTGATTCAGGCGGCCTTTTCCAAGCTCCATTTCTCCAGGGTCACGGCTGATAATATCGCCTGCCTGACCAATGCCGGTTATGTGCAGCATAAGGGAAAGAGTACCCTGATTCTCTACGATGTGTTCCAGGATAGAACTGGAATCAGTCTGGGCCGGGGTAATCTGCTTCCCATGTACAGCGGGCCGGGAGAGTCGCTCTGGTTTGCCTTTGTGTATAAGAAATCACCGGGCCAGCTGATGCTGACCTATGTTGTGCCCAAAGGGGAGGGCGCAGAGGCCACCAAGCCCATCAATATTTATGTTTACAGGCATCAACCCTTTGCGCCCTTTACGGAATTGCTCGGAGAAAAAACACTCCCCATCATTACCCTGGCGAACGGCTGGGCCGACGGGGTACCGGAAGACCTCCTTCAGGGAGCCTTGCAGCATGATCAGTTTTGCCGAGGGGTCCTGACCGGCTACTTCACAGCTCGTTTTATCCAGAAACATTTTTCTCTGCTCAGTATAAACAACAGCTGGGACGATGTAACCACCAAGGATCTGCTGCAAGGTACCCTGTCCCATGATCATTTTTGCAGCGGGACGATTACCAGTTACCTCACGGCCCGGTTTATCCTGGATGCCTTTCCGCTCCGGGAAGGAGAGCAATATACCTATATCGGCGCACCCGGATGGTGCCGGGATGATTATCTCCTGCATTACCTCAATCTGACTCCGGGCGAGCGCGGCTATTCCCTCATGCCACCTCCCAAGCCCTGGAAGAAGACGGAACAGAAGGAGGATAACGACGGCATTGTGATTCGTTTCAACAGTCAGGAGAATACCGGCCAGGCCGCAGCGCTCCGCTTTGATCGCCATGAAGATGCCTTCCGCAAGTTCATCGGGGAACCCGACTTGGAATTGGATTGGGAGAATCAGCCCTGGTTGCATGTATGGTACAACCGCTTTTTCCTTCGTCATCGGGACGAACCGGAGTATTTTGTCTCTGTGGTGAAAACAAAGGATCTGGCGAGCAAAGAGGAGTTTGAGGCGCTGGTCAATCCGAGCACGAATCCGCTTGAGGCGATCCTTGGGGAGAAGAGCTCACGGAACTGA